The following coding sequences are from one Maniola hyperantus chromosome 7, iAphHyp1.2, whole genome shotgun sequence window:
- the LOC117984119 gene encoding facilitated trehalose transporter Tret1-like yields MVNKMYKVTSEKAEHRGSKHNQVLMSIVICMPIVAYGTAMGWISPNKALLMGDTSPSPKKLSEEDVSWMASIMFIFAPIAVFIYGVAADKFGRKNALLCATLPISLGWIVKLVCTHPIALIAARALIGFGSGGGFVVCPLYVKEISEDSIRGMTGTFVIFSQTAGNLVVFILGDLLPFQTVLWILLAIPLVHFCILLRLPETPSYLIKCGKNEETAKVLGWLRSLPHTDKAISEEVDRLIIEQTTCEPKFSPRLLFGDKTALKAFWVALIVNLTREFCGCIAVLVYASHIFAEAGKDPHTSLALTPNKQSILLAAVQIFGSFLACQLVDRTGRKPLLAVTSAVAGFSMCLLGVWFYLQSIGVFMPGWVPIMALCVTIFADASGLQPLPFVIMTEMFTFQLRGTVATLIMAISLGTDFALLKLFAPLNTWIGYHSTFWIFSFICLANVFYLIFCVPETKMRNLEDIYADLEGKKRRKKEEAVVETHHV; encoded by the exons TATGCATGCCCATCGTGGCATACGGCACGGCGATGGGCTGGATATCGCCCAACAAAGCCTTGTTAATGGGAGACACCTCGCCTTCTCCAAAAAAACTGTCAGAAGAAGATGTATCATGGATGGCATCCATCATGTTCATATTTGCACCCATAGCTGTATTCATATATGGAGTTGCAGCTGACAAGTTTGGCAGAAAAAATGCGTTGCTGTGTGCGACTTTACCTATATCA CTCGGTTGGATAGTTAAGCTTGTATGCACGCATCCAATAGCACTGATCGCGGCACGAGCTCTCATCGGCTTCGGATCTGGAGGAGGCTTCGTAGTGTGTCCGCTCTATGTCAAAGAAATCAGCGAGGACAGCATCCGAGGCATGACCGGCACCTTTGTCATATTCTCTCAG ACCGCTGGTAATCTTGTGGTATTCATATTGGGAGATCTGCTGCCATTCCAAACTGTACTGTGGATACTGCTTGCGATCCCGCTGGTTCACTTCTGCATACTACTGAGACTGCCCGAGACGCCGTCCTATCTCATCAAGTGTGGAAAAAACGAG gaAACAGCCAAAGTGCTGGGCTGGTTGCGATCGTTGCCTCACACGGATAAGGCTATCAGTGAGGAGGTGGACCGGCTGATCATCGAACAGACCACCTGCGAGCCAAAGTTCTCACCTAGGTTGCTTT TTGGAGACAAAACTGCACTCAAAGCCTTCTGGGTGGCTCTTATAGTGAATCTAACCCGCGAGTTCTGCGGATGTATCGCAGTTCTAGTCTACGCCAGCCACATCTTTGCGGAAGCTGGAAAGGACCCACACACCAGCCTCGCACTTACGCCGAACAAACAGTCGATTTTACTCGCTGCTGTTCAGATTTTTGGGTCGTTTTTGGCATGTCAACTTGTAGATCGGACGGGAAGAAAG CCTCTTCTAGCAGTGACGAGTGCGGTGGCCGGCTTCAGTATGTGCCTTCTAGGAGTATGGTTCTACCTGCAGAGCATCGGCGTGTTCATGCCAGGCTGGGTGCCCATTATGGCGCTCTGTGTTACCATCTTCGCTGATGCGTCGGGATTGCAGCCGCTGCCTTTTGTTATCATGACAGAAATGTTTACCTTTCAG CTACGAGGTACAGTGGCGACACTCATCATGGCCATTTCTCTCGGAACCGATTTCGCACTCCTAAAACTCTTCGCTCCGCTAAACACCTGGATCGGTTACCATTCCACGTTCTGGATATTCAGCTTTATATGCTTAGCCAATGTCTTCTACCTTATCTTCTGCGTCCCTGAGACGAAAATGCGAAACCTGGAAGACATCTATGCCGATTTGGAGGGAAAGAAGCGACGGAAAAAGGAAGAAGCAGTTGTTGAAACTCATCATGTGTAA